Proteins from a genomic interval of Pecten maximus chromosome 13, xPecMax1.1, whole genome shotgun sequence:
- the LOC117340367 gene encoding uncharacterized protein LOC117340367, whose translation MKLIGNSAYGGLIMDKSQHTNIKYVRGETNACNAINDPQFKDIHQLDEDIFEVENAKRTITNDLPIQLGYFILQYAKLRMLEYYYDLMDVFVDRSDFAYWEMDTDSAYMARSGKRLKEIIKADKQLHDNGLYGFCHVWDVNAVMATKSMT comes from the coding sequence ATGAAGCTGATAGGAAATTCTGCCTACGGTGGACTCATCATGGATAAGAGCCAGCACACCAACATTAAATATGTTCGTGGGGAAACCAATGCATGCAACGCCATCAATGACCCGCAATTTAAAGACATACACCAACTGGACGAGGACATTTTTGAGGTAGAGAATGCCAAACGCACCATTACTAATGACCTACCTATACAGCTAGGTTACTTCATTTTACAGTACGCAAAGCTTCGCATGTTGGAATATTACTACGACTTGATGGACGTCTTCGTTGACCGTAGCGATTTTGCGTACTGGGAAATGGATACAGACAGTGCGTATATGGCCCGTTCGGGGAAAAGACTGAAGGAAATCATTAAAGCGGACAAACAACTTCATGACAACGGACTATATGGTTTTTGTCATGTCTGGGACGTAAATGCTGTGATGGCCACGAAAAGCATGACATGA